Part of the Caulifigura coniformis genome, CGCACGGGACGCCGTCGTGAACAAGATTCGCGACCAGATCGCCGCCGCCGTGTCGGAAGTCGCGTCCCGGACGGGGGCCGTTGAAACGAAGGACGATCCATTCCGGGACGCGATCGAACTGGCCCGCGATCCGGGAGGGGTCTGGTCCGTCCACCAGCTTCAGGAAGTGGGCCGCAGGATCGTCGGCGTCGCCCGATCCGGGCGGGAACCGGCGGTGCTGTTCTGGGGCGGCTATGATGAGGCCGGTCCCGGCGAATGGACCACCTGGATCATGCAGCTTCCGCTGCCGAAGGAGTGAAGATGAAGCTGATGTCAGAAACCATCCTGCGGGATGCCCGGGTTCTCCGAAGAAGCCGGGTTTCTTTCGGCGCGGCCCTCGTCCTCGCCGCGATCTTCGGCACGCCGGTCGCCCCACTCTCCGCGCAGTCCATCCCACTCCCGATCCTCGAGGAACGCGCGTTCCAACAGGCGGCCCTGAAGGCCGAAGCGTCGGTCGTCCGCATCGAGACGATCGGCGGCGTCGACGTGATCGGCGAGACGCTGATCGCCAACGGGCCGACCTCCGGAGTCGTCGTCGGCGCCGATGGCTGGATCATCACCAGCTCGTTCAACTTTTTGTCCCAGCCGACCTCCATTCTGGTGACGGTGGGCGAAGGCCAGCGACATCCTGCCAGGCTGGTCGCGAAGGATGAATCGAGACAGCTCACCCTGCTGAAAATCGATGCCGAAGGGTTGAAGACGCTCGAGGCCGTTCCCCGCGAGGAGTTTCGCGTCGGCCAGTGGACGATCGCACTGGGCCGGACCCTGGAACCGACGTTTCCCAACGTGAGCGTCGGAATCCTCAGCGCGCTCAATCGCATTTCCGGCAAGGCGATCCAGACCGATGCCAAGATCTCTCCGGTCAACTACGGAGGAGCGCTGGTCGACCTCAATGGTCGCTGCCTTGGCATCATTGTCCCGATGTCCCCCGACCGCGAAGAGGTGACCGCCGGCGTCGACTGGTACGACTCGGGAATCGGGTTCGCCGTTCCACTCGTCGACATCCTGAGGGTGGTCGACCGGCTCAAGGCCGGCGAGACCCTGAAGCCCGGCCGGTTGGGTATTCTCTATCCCGACAAGGGACTCCTGACCGGCGAGGTGAAGATCGACAAGGTCCGGCCGCGTTCACCGGCCGAGGCCGCCGGGCTCCTCGCCAACGACGTGATTGTCGGGCTGGACGGGCAGGAGGTCGACAGGGCCGCAACCCTCAAGCAACTGCTCGGCCCGAAGTACGGCGGTGATTCGGTCGTGCTCAAGGTTCGCCGCGGAAGCGAGACGTTCGAGAAGCCCGTGACTCTCGTCAGCCAGATTCCACCTTTCGAACTCGGCTTTCTGGGGCTGCTCCCGGAACGGAAGCCGAAATCGGAACCGGGACCTGCTTCGATTCGTGCCGTGCTTCCGGGGTCTCCTGCGGAGACGGCTGGCCTGAAGCCGGGAATGGCCGTCATCAAAGTTGGAGACAAGTCGACTCCGTCTTTCGCGGATGTGCAGACGGCGCTCGAGACGCAGGCGGCCGGCGACAAAGTGACCCTGGAGATTGAAGAGAAGGGCCAGAAGTCGACGCGCGAGGCGACCTTGGCCGCCACGCCAGAGGCCGTGCCGGAGACACCCGCTGCTCCTGTGATTCCGACTCCGGCCGAGGCGCCGAAGGATCTCAAGACGGGTCGTTTCGTCGACACGATCGAGGGGGACGACCGTCGTTTCTGGGCCTACGTGCCCGAGCACTACAACCCGGCCTTTTCGTATGGCCTGGTCGTCTGGCTGCATCCTGAGGCGGACAAGCGGGAAGCCTCGACGCTCGAACTCTGGAAGTCGCACTGTGAAGAGCGCGGTCTGATTCTCGTCGCGCCGCCGGCGTCGAACGAGGAGTGGGGGGCGTCCGACGTCGAATTCGTGTTGGGCGTGATTGCGAAGATGCAGAAACGCTACACGATCGACCCGGTACGCACCGTCGTCGTCGGCGAAGCGGAAGGAGGACGGCTGGCGCTGTTCCTGGGGCTCACGAAGCGAGACGTCGTCGCTGCGGTGGCGACCATCGGCTTCGCCCTTCCGGCGCGCGTTCCCGAAGTCGACCCCGAGAATCCCGTCCGGTTCCACGTTTCGACGTTCGACGGCAGCCCGACCGCTTCCGCCATCAGGAAGAGCATCGAGCCCTACCGCAAAGAGAAGTACCCCTTGATCCTGCAGGAATGGAAAGGAGCCGGCCAGGAAGGCCCCACAGCGGAGACGGTCGGCGAACTCGTCCGCTGGATCGACACCCTCGACGGCGTCTGAGCTCCCACCTCTCAGTCCAGTTCCCGACCAACTCTCGTTTCGGACTCGAGTCACTTGCTCCGCACCATCCTGTTCGACCTCGGCAACGTCATCGTCCATTTCTCTCACGCCCGCATGTGTGAGCAGATCGGCGCCGTGCTGGAATGGACGGGTCCCGAGACCCGCGAGTTTCTGATCGACTCGGGACTCATGTGGAACTTCGAACGCGGCCTCGTGACCGAGGGGGATCTCCTTGCCGCCGTCGAGAAACAGCGCGAACGGAAGATCGAGCTCGTCTCGCTGAGCACTGCGTGCAGCGACATCTTCCAGCTCAACGAGCCGCTGGTTCCGGTGATCGAATCGCTCAAACGCCGGGGGTTGAGGCTGGTCGTCCTGTCCAATACGAGCCATTGGCATGTCGACTGGATTCGCCGCCACTGGAACGTGCTCGATCTGTTCGACGAACTCGTCCTCTCCTATGAAGTCGGGGCGATCAAGCCGGAGCCGGCGATCTACGAGGCCGCGATGAAGGCGATCCGCTGCCGCCCGGAGGAATGCTTCTACACGGACGACATCCCCGCCTACGTCGCCGCGGGTCGTGAGTTTGGACTGCAGGCCGAAGTGTTCACGGACGTGGCCGCGCTAATCCCGCAACTGGCGGCGCGTGGCATCACGATCTGAATCCTCTCAGCCGCTGCCGATTGACGTTCGGGGGACCGTTGCGGAAGCTGAGGGGCGCACGATTGCGACCTCTTTCTCCGCAGGGCAGGGAGATGATTATGGTGCTCACGATTCTCCGGGCGGCGGGACGCTTCGCGCCCCGCGTGAACGCTCTCGCGATTCTCTCGCTTGTGGCTTTGGCGCTGGCGTCGTCGACGGTGGCCCAGGACGCGGAACCGAAGATCGGCGCCATTTCGGGCATCGTGGTCGATGCGGACACCGGGGGCGTCGTTCCCGATGTTGAAGTCCGCATGTTCAAACGTCCCCCCGGCGGCGGGAACCGCCTGCAGTTCAAGATCACGCGTGTGCGTAGCGATGCAGACGGCCGCTATCGGTTCGAGAACCTCAGCCCCGGCGACTATGGCATCTACGCCTTCCACGGAACGAAGGCGTCGCGCACGAAAGACTTCGACTACGCCAGGGCAAAGATCGCGGACGACGGATCCTCGGAGCCCGTCGATCTGAGGCTGACGGAGGCGCTCACCCTCAAGGTCAGGGTTCTCGCGGAACAAACCGGGCAGCCCATCGAGGGGGCTTTCGTCCGATTGCGCTGGACCGATCTTGATGACACTGCCGCGACAGATGGGCACGGGGCTGTGCTGATTCATGGCCTGACGCCTCACGATCAGCACATCGAGGCGAAGGCACCGGGCTTCCAGCTGAAAGCGGTCACGCAGACGCTAAAAGACCCACTCACAGAAGTGACCTTCAAGCTGCCGCCCGGAGGGTTCATTCAGGGAAAGGTCGTGAACGATCAGGGG contains:
- a CDS encoding PDZ domain-containing protein yields the protein MKLMSETILRDARVLRRSRVSFGAALVLAAIFGTPVAPLSAQSIPLPILEERAFQQAALKAEASVVRIETIGGVDVIGETLIANGPTSGVVVGADGWIITSSFNFLSQPTSILVTVGEGQRHPARLVAKDESRQLTLLKIDAEGLKTLEAVPREEFRVGQWTIALGRTLEPTFPNVSVGILSALNRISGKAIQTDAKISPVNYGGALVDLNGRCLGIIVPMSPDREEVTAGVDWYDSGIGFAVPLVDILRVVDRLKAGETLKPGRLGILYPDKGLLTGEVKIDKVRPRSPAEAAGLLANDVIVGLDGQEVDRAATLKQLLGPKYGGDSVVLKVRRGSETFEKPVTLVSQIPPFELGFLGLLPERKPKSEPGPASIRAVLPGSPAETAGLKPGMAVIKVGDKSTPSFADVQTALETQAAGDKVTLEIEEKGQKSTREATLAATPEAVPETPAAPVIPTPAEAPKDLKTGRFVDTIEGDDRRFWAYVPEHYNPAFSYGLVVWLHPEADKREASTLELWKSHCEERGLILVAPPASNEEWGASDVEFVLGVIAKMQKRYTIDPVRTVVVGEAEGGRLALFLGLTKRDVVAAVATIGFALPARVPEVDPENPVRFHVSTFDGSPTASAIRKSIEPYRKEKYPLILQEWKGAGQEGPTAETVGELVRWIDTLDGV
- a CDS encoding HAD family hydrolase; the encoded protein is MLRTILFDLGNVIVHFSHARMCEQIGAVLEWTGPETREFLIDSGLMWNFERGLVTEGDLLAAVEKQRERKIELVSLSTACSDIFQLNEPLVPVIESLKRRGLRLVVLSNTSHWHVDWIRRHWNVLDLFDELVLSYEVGAIKPEPAIYEAAMKAIRCRPEECFYTDDIPAYVAAGREFGLQAEVFTDVAALIPQLAARGITI